A window of Komagataeibacter medellinensis NBRC 3288 contains these coding sequences:
- a CDS encoding NAD-dependent succinate-semialdehyde dehydrogenase — translation MAYKTVNPFTNETVATFPDLTDAELACKLDRAQETYREWSRLPFARRATVVGRAAELLRAHKNEYARYLTLEMGKLYRESLAEVELSADILQYYADNAEEFLAPQKLTEKSGRGDQAMVVSQPLGIVFAIEPWNFPYYQLARVVGPQFMAGNVVVVKHASNVPQSAAVFEQLFANAGAPEGLYTNLYATRDQLGAIIADDRVIGVALTGSEGAGAIVGAQAGKALKKTTMELGGSDAFIVLDDADLEKSVKWAVWGRMNNGGQCCVAAKRIIVAEPIADAFLDRFATELGKLVPGNPMDEKSGVPPLSSQAAADQLNEQVEQAVRHGAIAMRVGPTPPNTGAFVQTTILTNVKPDNPVFHQELFGPVAMFFRVKDDDAAIQLANDNPYGLGGSVFTSDTARGMRVAEQIETGMVYINHPTWTTSDLPFGGVKRSGFGRELSSMGIQEFVNKKLIDVVPIDAAP, via the coding sequence ATGGCGTACAAGACCGTTAACCCCTTTACTAACGAGACCGTGGCAACCTTCCCCGATCTGACGGATGCGGAGCTGGCCTGCAAGCTGGACCGCGCGCAGGAGACTTACAGGGAATGGTCACGTCTGCCCTTTGCCCGGCGTGCGACTGTTGTGGGCAGGGCAGCGGAACTGCTGCGCGCGCACAAGAACGAATATGCCCGTTACCTGACACTGGAAATGGGCAAGCTGTACCGCGAGAGCCTGGCGGAAGTGGAACTCTCAGCCGATATTCTCCAGTATTACGCCGATAATGCCGAGGAATTCCTGGCCCCGCAGAAACTGACCGAAAAGAGCGGCCGGGGCGACCAGGCCATGGTGGTCAGCCAGCCGCTTGGTATCGTGTTTGCCATTGAGCCGTGGAACTTCCCCTACTACCAACTGGCCCGCGTGGTGGGGCCGCAGTTCATGGCGGGCAATGTTGTGGTGGTCAAGCATGCCTCCAACGTGCCGCAGTCGGCTGCCGTCTTCGAGCAGCTTTTTGCCAATGCTGGTGCGCCGGAGGGGCTGTACACCAACCTCTACGCTACCCGCGACCAGCTTGGTGCCATCATTGCCGATGACCGTGTGATTGGCGTGGCCCTGACCGGCAGCGAGGGGGCAGGAGCCATTGTGGGGGCACAGGCGGGCAAGGCGCTCAAGAAAACCACGATGGAACTGGGCGGCAGTGATGCCTTTATCGTGCTGGATGATGCCGACCTTGAAAAGTCGGTAAAATGGGCGGTATGGGGCCGCATGAACAATGGCGGGCAGTGCTGTGTGGCGGCCAAGCGCATCATCGTGGCGGAGCCGATTGCCGATGCCTTCCTGGACCGGTTTGCCACCGAACTGGGCAAGCTTGTGCCCGGCAACCCGATGGATGAGAAAAGTGGCGTGCCGCCTCTGTCATCGCAGGCGGCAGCCGACCAGTTGAACGAGCAGGTGGAGCAGGCGGTCAGGCATGGCGCGATTGCCATGCGCGTAGGCCCCACGCCACCCAATACCGGCGCGTTCGTGCAGACAACCATCCTGACCAATGTGAAGCCCGATAACCCGGTGTTCCATCAGGAACTGTTCGGCCCGGTGGCCATGTTCTTCCGGGTCAAGGATGATGATGCGGCGATACAACTGGCCAATGACAACCCGTATGGCCTGGGTGGCTCGGTCTTTACCAGCGACACCGCGCGCGGTATGCGCGTCGCCGAACAGATCGAGACCGGCATGGTCTATATCAACCACCCCACCTGGACCACGTCTGACCTGCCCTTTGGTGGTGTCAAGCGTTCAGGGTTCGGGCGGGAACTGTCATCCATGGGCATACAGGAGTTCGTTAACAAAAAGCTGATTGATGTCGTGCCCATTGATGCGGCCCCCTGA
- the ahpC gene encoding alkyl hydroperoxide reductase subunit C yields MARINSSLKPFETDAFHNGKFIKVSDADVKGKWSVFFFYPADFTFVCPTELEDLADNYETFQKLGVEIYSVSTDKHFTHKAWHDTSPAISKIKYVMLGDPTGHIARNFDVYIEEAGLADRGTFLIDPEGKIQYMEVTAGSIGRSAAELLDKIQAAQYVASHPGEVCPAKWKEGGATLTPSLDLVGKI; encoded by the coding sequence ATGGCACGCATCAATTCGTCATTGAAGCCGTTCGAGACCGACGCCTTCCATAACGGCAAGTTCATCAAGGTGAGCGATGCCGATGTGAAGGGCAAATGGTCCGTATTCTTCTTCTATCCGGCAGATTTCACGTTTGTCTGCCCGACTGAACTCGAAGATCTTGCTGACAATTACGAGACCTTCCAGAAGCTGGGTGTCGAGATCTACTCGGTTTCGACCGACAAGCATTTCACCCACAAGGCTTGGCACGACACGTCGCCGGCCATCAGCAAGATCAAGTATGTCATGCTGGGGGACCCGACCGGCCATATCGCACGCAATTTTGATGTGTATATCGAGGAAGCAGGTCTGGCCGACCGCGGCACCTTCCTGATCGACCCCGAAGGCAAGATCCAGTACATGGAAGTGACTGCCGGCAGCATCGGTCGTAGCGCCGCCGAACTGCTTGATAAAATCCAGGCGGCCCAGTACGTCGCCTCCCATCCCGGTGAAGTCTGCCCCGCGAAGTGGAAGGAAGGCGGCGCAACACTGACCCCGTCGCTGGACCTCGTGGGCAAGATCTGA
- a CDS encoding OprO/OprP family phosphate-selective porin: MSFRLRAGPAAAGLLACFYTTAQAQSVPALALHGVTIKPYATDQLDVGGFANAGPAHPGTGARAARLRNGVRIDIHKQVEIGAIWDFGPAPAGPMRLFEGQVSYTGLRHFVFTAGIFKPSFGLESMAAQGDTVFVERSSISTITRNLATGIEREAVQAESYGRRYHIAVSATAGTAGPGVDGNQRAMAFRVVGLPVRTRSLLLHLGFSGEWIFHPASAHGAGPGLALSDNPELNPGTVSRYLNTGRIAVDAGGAFGVEGALSWRRLLVQAEGYDIMLHTRAPQYSHQPHFHGWYGMLAYTLNGRGRQWKGRSAAFSSPTCNTAQTVMCNGYGVLEVAARYSQADLQSVGIQGGNQHTAALALNWWPTAIMRVTIQYEYGQIRDGRIPEHFHGIMSLFQIKF, encoded by the coding sequence TTGTCATTCCGGTTGCGGGCCGGACCTGCCGCAGCAGGTCTGCTGGCCTGTTTTTACACGACGGCCCAGGCCCAGAGCGTGCCTGCACTGGCCCTGCATGGCGTAACCATCAAGCCCTATGCCACCGACCAGCTTGACGTAGGCGGCTTTGCCAATGCAGGCCCCGCCCACCCCGGCACCGGCGCGCGTGCGGCACGGCTGCGCAATGGCGTGCGGATTGATATCCACAAACAGGTGGAAATCGGGGCGATATGGGATTTCGGCCCCGCGCCCGCTGGCCCCATGCGGCTGTTTGAAGGGCAGGTTTCCTATACCGGCCTGCGGCATTTCGTGTTTACGGCGGGCATTTTCAAACCCAGCTTCGGGCTGGAATCCATGGCGGCCCAAGGCGATACGGTTTTTGTCGAGCGCTCCAGCATTTCCACCATAACCCGCAACCTTGCCACGGGTATCGAGCGTGAGGCGGTACAGGCCGAAAGTTATGGCAGGCGCTACCATATTGCCGTATCCGCCACGGCAGGCACGGCCGGCCCCGGCGTAGATGGCAACCAGCGCGCCATGGCCTTCCGCGTGGTGGGACTGCCGGTGCGGACCCGGTCGCTCCTGCTGCATCTGGGTTTTTCGGGGGAGTGGATATTCCACCCCGCCAGCGCGCACGGCGCAGGCCCCGGCCTGGCACTGTCCGACAACCCCGAACTTAATCCCGGTACGGTGTCCAGATACCTCAATACAGGGCGAATCGCGGTCGATGCCGGGGGCGCATTCGGCGTGGAAGGAGCGCTGTCATGGCGCAGGCTGCTGGTACAGGCGGAAGGCTATGACATCATGCTCCATACCCGCGCGCCGCAATACAGCCACCAACCACACTTCCATGGCTGGTACGGCATGCTTGCCTATACGCTCAACGGGCGGGGACGGCAGTGGAAAGGCCGGTCGGCGGCATTTTCCTCTCCCACATGCAACACGGCGCAGACCGTGATGTGCAACGGATATGGCGTGCTGGAAGTGGCAGCCCGCTATTCACAGGCCGACCTGCAATCCGTCGGCATACAGGGCGGAAACCAGCACACTGCGGCACTTGCACTGAACTGGTGGCCAACCGCGATCATGCGCGTGACCATACAGTATGAATATGGCCAGATCCGGGATGGCAGGATACCCGAACACTTTCATGGCATCATGTCGCTCTTCCAGATAAAATTCTGA
- a CDS encoding glucoamylase family protein — MTGGRVGVCISALIYCTSLPPAPALAVGQPAAPAAHHADMVMIGDLERRTFQWFWDSADPRTGLVPDRAPSAQTFSSVASIGFGLTAYGIGVTRGYITRTQAITRTLTTLHYLLDGPQNDSADGAMGYRGFYYHFLNRATGLRYNHEIELSSIDTALLMEGVLFAQSFYDYHTPREAEIRDLADRLYRRVDWQWMKRPDNRLSMGWSPEHQFIPNYWEGYSEGMMAYILGLAAPTHGLEPASWQAWLATNNQRWGNYYGQTFLNFAPLFGHQYSHAWIDFRGVRDEWARGKQIDYFENSRRAVYAQRAYAMANPGKWQGYSATTWGLTACDGPGEVTQKLDGRDRHFLSYSARGAGRDYTQDDGTIAPTAAAGSIAFAPEIVLPTLRDMKNHYGQKIYGRYGFVDAFNPSFHSGQSYWTDSEYLGIDQGPILLMIENWRTGLVWNVMKRNPYIRAGLERAGFEGGWLPAAPPAPAGGHDARTTQLAPLPATGGTASGQTGRRDGAASVHPS, encoded by the coding sequence ATGACCGGGGGGCGCGTGGGTGTTTGCATATCAGCGCTGATATATTGCACATCCCTGCCACCTGCGCCCGCGCTTGCAGTGGGCCAGCCCGCCGCACCGGCTGCCCACCACGCCGACATGGTCATGATAGGCGATCTGGAACGCCGGACCTTCCAGTGGTTCTGGGACTCAGCCGATCCGCGTACCGGCCTGGTACCCGACCGCGCGCCATCGGCCCAGACATTCAGCAGTGTCGCCTCCATCGGCTTCGGGCTTACGGCGTACGGCATCGGGGTCACGCGCGGCTACATCACCCGCACACAGGCCATTACCCGCACCCTGACCACGCTGCACTACCTGCTGGACGGCCCGCAGAATGACAGCGCCGATGGAGCGATGGGGTACAGGGGATTCTACTACCACTTCCTCAACAGGGCGACCGGCCTGCGCTACAACCACGAGATCGAACTCTCCAGCATCGACACGGCACTGCTGATGGAAGGCGTCCTGTTCGCCCAGTCCTTCTATGACTACCACACCCCGCGTGAAGCCGAGATCCGTGACCTGGCCGACCGGTTGTACCGGCGTGTGGACTGGCAGTGGATGAAACGCCCCGACAACAGGCTTAGCATGGGCTGGAGCCCCGAACACCAGTTCATCCCCAATTACTGGGAAGGCTACAGCGAAGGCATGATGGCCTACATCCTTGGCCTTGCTGCTCCTACCCACGGGCTGGAACCTGCATCGTGGCAGGCATGGCTTGCTACCAACAACCAGCGCTGGGGGAATTATTACGGCCAGACCTTCCTCAACTTCGCTCCCCTGTTCGGCCACCAGTACAGCCATGCCTGGATTGACTTCCGTGGCGTGCGCGATGAATGGGCGCGCGGCAAGCAGATCGACTATTTCGAGAACAGTCGCCGCGCGGTCTACGCCCAGCGGGCCTATGCCATGGCCAATCCCGGCAAATGGCAGGGCTACAGTGCCACCACATGGGGCCTGACCGCCTGTGACGGGCCGGGCGAGGTAACGCAGAAGCTGGATGGACGGGACCGGCATTTCCTGTCCTATTCCGCCCGTGGTGCGGGCCGTGACTACACACAGGATGACGGCACCATAGCGCCCACCGCCGCCGCCGGTTCCATCGCCTTCGCCCCGGAGATCGTACTGCCCACCCTGCGCGACATGAAAAACCACTACGGCCAGAAGATCTATGGTCGCTACGGCTTTGTCGATGCATTTAACCCCAGCTTCCACAGCGGCCAGTCTTACTGGACCGACAGCGAGTACCTGGGCATTGACCAGGGACCGATCCTGCTCATGATCGAGAACTGGCGCACGGGACTGGTCTGGAACGTGATGAAGCGCAACCCTTACATCCGCGCAGGGCTGGAACGCGCGGGGTTTGAGGGCGGGTGGCTACCTGCTGCACCGCCTGCCCCGGCAGGCGGGCATGATGCCCGCACCACCCAGCTTGCCCCACTCCCCGCCACGGGCGGCACCGCCAGCGGGCAAACAGGCAGAAGGGACGGGGCGGCATCGGTTCATCCATCGTGA
- the ahpF gene encoding alkyl hydroperoxide reductase subunit F: protein MLQDPIKAQLKGYLAGLAHPIVLEASLDDSAQSREMHELLHEVAALSDKVQVSEAGQATRRPSFVIKREGGRAGVTFAAIPMGHEFTSFVLALLQVGGHPPRLSDDEIAQIKALPGPYHFETYVSLSCQNCPDVVQALNAMSVLNPNISNVTIDGALFQDEVTAKNIMSVPQVYLNGAPFETGRADMEQLLAKLDADAPRRAAEKLKDIAPFDVLIIGGGPAGASAAIYAARKGLRTGVVAERFGGQVMDTAGIENFISVPETDGPKLAAALEAHVRAYDVEIISGQRAKELFPAALPGGLHSVALESGAILHARTVILATGAHWRHLGVPGEEEYRNKGVAYCPHCDGPFYKGKRVAVAGGGNSGVEAAIDLAGIVAHVTLLQRGSYLKADKVLQDKLHSLPNVTVLTEALTTRIEGNGRNVTGLTYRGGDGADHHVDLEGVFVQIGLLPNTDWLKTTLRLNDFGEIVVNDHRATSVPGVFAAGDATTTPYKQIVIAIGDGATAALSAFDYLIRVPAPASRSVPA, encoded by the coding sequence ATGTTGCAAGATCCCATCAAAGCGCAGCTCAAGGGGTATCTGGCAGGTCTCGCGCACCCCATCGTGCTTGAGGCATCGCTGGATGACAGCGCGCAATCGCGCGAGATGCATGAACTCCTGCACGAGGTCGCCGCCCTTTCCGACAAGGTGCAGGTATCAGAGGCGGGGCAGGCCACGCGCCGGCCCTCCTTTGTCATAAAGCGCGAAGGGGGCAGGGCAGGGGTTACGTTTGCCGCCATCCCCATGGGGCACGAGTTCACATCTTTCGTGCTGGCGCTGCTGCAGGTGGGCGGACACCCGCCCAGGCTGTCTGATGATGAAATCGCACAGATAAAAGCGCTGCCGGGGCCATACCATTTCGAGACCTATGTCTCGCTGTCATGCCAGAACTGCCCTGATGTGGTGCAGGCGCTCAATGCCATGAGCGTGCTCAACCCCAATATCAGCAATGTCACGATTGACGGGGCATTGTTTCAAGATGAGGTCACGGCAAAGAACATCATGTCCGTGCCGCAGGTCTACCTTAATGGCGCGCCGTTCGAGACCGGGCGCGCCGATATGGAGCAGCTTCTGGCAAAGCTGGATGCTGATGCTCCCCGCCGTGCTGCGGAAAAGTTGAAGGACATTGCTCCGTTTGACGTGCTGATCATTGGCGGTGGCCCCGCTGGGGCATCGGCTGCAATCTACGCCGCGCGCAAGGGCCTGCGAACGGGTGTGGTGGCCGAGCGCTTTGGCGGGCAGGTCATGGATACCGCCGGGATCGAGAACTTTATCTCCGTGCCCGAAACCGACGGACCAAAGCTTGCAGCGGCACTGGAGGCGCATGTGCGTGCCTATGATGTCGAGATCATCAGCGGCCAGCGCGCCAAGGAACTTTTTCCGGCGGCCCTGCCGGGTGGCCTCCATAGTGTTGCGCTGGAAAGCGGGGCGATCCTGCATGCTCGCACCGTCATACTGGCTACTGGTGCCCACTGGCGGCACCTGGGTGTACCGGGTGAGGAGGAATACCGTAACAAGGGTGTTGCCTATTGCCCGCATTGTGATGGTCCCTTTTATAAGGGTAAGCGCGTGGCCGTGGCGGGTGGTGGCAATAGTGGGGTGGAAGCTGCGATCGACCTGGCCGGCATTGTTGCGCATGTCACGCTGCTGCAGCGCGGGTCGTACCTGAAGGCCGACAAGGTGCTGCAGGACAAGTTGCACAGCCTGCCCAACGTGACGGTGCTGACCGAGGCACTGACCACCCGGATCGAAGGCAACGGCAGGAACGTGACCGGCCTGACCTATCGTGGCGGCGACGGGGCCGACCACCATGTCGATCTGGAAGGCGTGTTTGTGCAAATCGGTCTGCTGCCTAATACCGACTGGCTGAAGACCACGCTCAGACTCAACGATTTTGGGGAGATTGTAGTCAACGACCATCGCGCGACGTCCGTGCCGGGCGTGTTCGCCGCAGGCGATGCCACGACAACGCCCTACAAGCAGATCGTCATCGCCATTGGTGATGGGGCCACAGCAGCCCTCTCGGCCTTTGATTACCTGATCCGCGTGCCAGCCCCGGCCTCCCGGTCCGTGCCGGCCTGA
- a CDS encoding N-acyl-D-amino-acid deacylase family protein produces the protein MPDTIYRNAILFDGTGSTPVISDVAVSGGRISAIGPALEVEGEAKEVDCTGLWLMPGLLDIHTHLDLELELSPELPEVVRHGTTTVVIGNCSIGVTYGNQRRDGEDPIVDCFARVENMPKPVLAKVANTCTWSDSQGYLDHLGELALGANVVPLVPHSMLRIEVMGLQQSISRSPTRRERGRMELLLDAAMAQGYAGFSTDALPFHFLANDPHKKRKIPTQYASYRELRQLTGVVRRYGRVWQATPPKDDIIEAMRAFLLTSGRLFGRPLKTTVLAAIDLQTNRMAVRLCLMLSAILNSRLLEGIFRFQVLSGTFRVWSDGAINPLADEIPELCALNELELDDREGRARIMDDPQWIAAFRRMWMQGKTGWSLARLRRLLRQEETVLTRNLADMTVAECPLPQWNGENLQAPYDRLRRWQKSHGRRGAYDATEAAFFATFPNPVGDDASFLLHLLRQWDTNLRWETTFANRNPATLASLLFNPQTLPGFNDSGAHLANIGFYDGNLRFLKIAQQAGGMDTVANAVHRLTGLPAAFFNLNTGTIKVGAQADLCTIDPLALHAWEPEETYAFVHRAQFGCRQVINRPTGVVRHVMVGGKMAWTGTDYAPSFGQEALGRVMRAKDHPLERAYSPPAPHTPGNGPQQ, from the coding sequence GTGCCTGATACCATTTACCGAAATGCCATCCTGTTTGACGGGACGGGCAGCACGCCCGTCATTTCCGATGTCGCCGTATCTGGTGGCAGGATTTCCGCGATTGGCCCGGCACTTGAGGTAGAGGGGGAGGCCAAGGAAGTGGACTGTACCGGCCTGTGGCTCATGCCCGGGCTGCTGGATATCCATACCCATCTTGACCTTGAACTGGAGCTCTCCCCCGAACTGCCCGAAGTGGTGCGTCACGGTACGACCACGGTGGTGATCGGCAACTGCTCCATCGGGGTAACATACGGCAACCAGCGCCGTGACGGGGAAGACCCGATCGTGGACTGTTTCGCCCGCGTGGAAAACATGCCCAAACCCGTTCTGGCCAAGGTTGCGAATACCTGCACATGGTCGGATTCACAGGGGTATCTTGACCATCTTGGCGAGCTGGCGCTGGGGGCGAATGTCGTGCCACTCGTGCCGCATTCCATGCTGCGGATCGAAGTGATGGGCCTGCAGCAGTCGATCAGCCGCAGCCCCACACGGCGCGAACGCGGACGCATGGAGTTGCTGCTTGATGCGGCCATGGCGCAGGGTTACGCCGGTTTTTCAACCGATGCCCTGCCCTTCCACTTCCTGGCCAACGATCCACACAAGAAACGCAAGATCCCGACCCAGTACGCCAGCTACCGGGAACTCAGGCAGTTGACCGGTGTCGTGCGCCGCTATGGCCGGGTATGGCAGGCAACGCCACCCAAGGATGACATAATCGAGGCCATGCGCGCCTTCCTGCTGACCAGCGGGCGACTGTTCGGCCGCCCGCTCAAAACCACTGTACTGGCCGCGATTGACCTGCAGACCAACCGCATGGCGGTCAGGCTGTGCCTCATGCTCTCCGCCATCCTTAATTCACGCCTGCTGGAGGGGATATTCCGCTTTCAGGTACTGTCCGGCACGTTCCGGGTCTGGAGCGACGGCGCCATCAATCCTCTGGCCGACGAAATCCCTGAATTGTGCGCACTGAACGAACTGGAACTGGACGACCGCGAGGGGCGGGCGCGCATCATGGATGACCCGCAATGGATCGCGGCCTTCCGTCGAATGTGGATGCAGGGCAAGACGGGCTGGTCACTGGCACGCCTGCGCCGCCTGCTGCGGCAGGAAGAAACTGTGCTGACCCGCAACCTGGCCGACATGACCGTGGCCGAATGCCCGCTACCACAGTGGAACGGCGAGAACTTACAGGCCCCCTATGACCGCCTGCGCCGGTGGCAGAAATCACATGGTCGACGAGGCGCATATGACGCGACAGAGGCTGCGTTCTTTGCGACCTTCCCCAACCCGGTGGGGGATGACGCCAGCTTCCTTCTGCACCTGCTACGGCAATGGGATACCAACCTGCGGTGGGAGACGACGTTTGCCAACCGCAATCCCGCCACCCTTGCCAGCCTGCTGTTCAACCCACAGACCCTGCCCGGCTTCAACGACAGCGGCGCCCATCTGGCCAATATCGGATTTTATGATGGCAACCTGCGCTTCCTCAAGATCGCGCAGCAGGCTGGCGGCATGGATACGGTGGCCAATGCGGTGCACAGGCTGACCGGCCTGCCCGCCGCCTTTTTCAACCTCAATACCGGGACCATAAAGGTAGGTGCGCAGGCCGACCTGTGCACGATCGACCCCCTTGCCCTGCATGCGTGGGAACCCGAAGAAACCTATGCCTTCGTCCATCGTGCCCAGTTCGGGTGCAGGCAGGTGATCAATCGCCCCACGGGGGTGGTGCGCCACGTGATGGTGGGCGGAAAAATGGCGTGGACAGGCACGGATTATGCCCCATCCTTCGGGCAGGAAGCCTTGGGGCGGGTCATGCGGGCAAAGGACCATCCGCTTGAGCGGGCATACAGCCCGCCCGCGCCACATACCCCCGGCAATGGGCCGCAACAATAA
- a CDS encoding hydrogen peroxide-inducible genes activator translates to MSSVHLSGLSLRDIEYVVAVDDLRNFSRAAERCGVSQGGLSEQVRKLEALLGVVLFERSRRHVAPTPDGARLISMGRDVLTAARAMIEAARAQTGPLQGLLRMGVIATLGPYYVPDLLPLLRRTYPELRLQLTDSLTGTMLDALRHDRLDMVFAALPVRGEGFACAPLFDEPFVAAFPAGHPLARCGRLTMADLNGPDLLLLEDGHCLRDQALSLCGTTSPQTQQRLATSLEMLWHMIGAGEGHSLIPRLALRHRGAWQDLITLTPLPGASRTIGLVWRASDPRGAAFADFARFLRENVPDGCMPASTVPCGNDGT, encoded by the coding sequence ATGAGTTCTGTTCACCTTTCCGGCCTGTCGCTGCGCGATATCGAATATGTTGTGGCGGTGGATGACCTGCGCAACTTCTCCCGTGCTGCGGAACGCTGCGGTGTAAGCCAGGGCGGCCTGTCCGAGCAGGTGCGCAAGCTGGAGGCGCTGCTGGGGGTTGTGCTGTTCGAGCGTTCACGCCGCCATGTGGCCCCCACGCCTGATGGCGCGCGCCTGATCTCCATGGGGCGTGATGTGCTGACGGCGGCACGGGCCATGATCGAGGCCGCGCGCGCCCAGACCGGCCCGCTGCAGGGGCTGCTGCGCATGGGGGTGATCGCCACCCTTGGCCCTTATTACGTGCCCGACCTGCTGCCGCTCTTGCGCCGCACCTACCCCGAACTGCGCCTGCAACTGACCGACAGCCTGACCGGCACCATGCTGGACGCACTACGCCACGACAGGCTGGACATGGTCTTTGCCGCCCTGCCGGTCAGAGGCGAAGGCTTTGCATGCGCACCGCTGTTTGACGAACCGTTCGTGGCCGCCTTCCCCGCCGGACACCCGCTTGCCCGCTGCGGCAGGCTTACCATGGCGGACCTGAACGGCCCGGACCTGCTTTTGCTCGAAGACGGGCACTGCCTGCGCGATCAGGCGCTGTCCCTATGCGGCACGACCTCGCCGCAGACACAGCAGCGCCTTGCCACCAGCCTGGAAATGCTGTGGCACATGATCGGCGCAGGGGAAGGCCATTCACTCATCCCCCGTCTGGCCCTGCGCCACCGGGGTGCATGGCAAGACCTGATCACGCTCACCCCGCTGCCCGGTGCCAGCCGCACCATCGGGCTTGTGTGGCGCGCATCTGACCCACGCGGAGCCGCCTTTGCCGATTTTGCCCGCTTCCTGCGCGAAAACGTGCCCGATGGCTGCATGCCCGCCAGCACCGTGCCGTGCGGAAACGACGGGACGTGA
- a CDS encoding DODA-type extradiol aromatic ring-opening family dioxygenase yields the protein MAQQPATAAPHSIQPVMFLPHGGGPCFFMDWPDTWDHMAAHLRGIAATLPCRPDGIVVVSGHWETGVPTVTSSPHPSLIYDYHGFPAHTYELRYPVPGSPTLAAQVCHLLDKAGIPNAQDPTRGLDHGVFIPFLLAFPQADIPVVELSLQRDLLAGMELRIGASLQPLRAQNVLIVGTGMTYHNLHHFMSSNPQFNTVSHDFDTWLTHAVEAQPDIRNEALTHWTQAPGAHICHPRPEHLLPLVFAAGAAGQDRGVRDYSDTIMGKALSGFRFG from the coding sequence ATGGCACAGCAACCCGCCACGGCGGCACCGCATTCCATCCAGCCGGTCATGTTCCTGCCCCATGGCGGAGGTCCCTGCTTTTTTATGGACTGGCCCGATACGTGGGACCATATGGCAGCCCACCTGCGTGGCATTGCCGCCACCCTGCCCTGTCGGCCTGACGGGATTGTCGTGGTATCCGGCCACTGGGAGACCGGCGTGCCCACCGTGACATCTTCCCCCCACCCGTCGCTGATTTATGACTATCACGGCTTCCCCGCCCATACCTATGAACTGCGCTACCCCGTGCCGGGCTCCCCTACCCTGGCGGCACAGGTGTGCCACCTGCTGGATAAAGCGGGCATACCCAATGCACAGGACCCTACACGCGGGCTGGACCATGGGGTGTTCATCCCCTTCCTGCTGGCCTTCCCGCAGGCGGACATTCCCGTGGTGGAACTGTCCCTGCAGCGCGACCTGCTCGCTGGCATGGAACTGCGGATCGGGGCGTCACTCCAGCCCCTGCGGGCGCAGAACGTGCTGATCGTGGGCACGGGCATGACCTATCACAACCTGCACCACTTCATGAGTAGCAACCCACAATTCAACACGGTCTCACACGATTTTGATACGTGGCTGACCCATGCGGTAGAAGCGCAGCCAGACATACGCAACGAAGCCCTGACCCACTGGACACAGGCACCCGGTGCCCACATCTGCCACCCCCGCCCCGAACACCTGCTGCCGCTGGTATTTGCCGCCGGTGCCGCAGGACAGGACCGGGGCGTGCGTGACTACAGTGATACGATAATGGGCAAGGCGCTTTCGGGATTCCGTTTTGGCTGA